A genome region from Baekduia alba includes the following:
- a CDS encoding Rieske (2Fe-2S) protein yields MRYVVCQKDDVAPGEMRSVMLGGQIRVVLIRDRRGNYRALRDACSHQGALLSAGRLEAMVTDGYEPAVEQDVVRCPWHGFEFDVESGRCPADPNKARVKSYAVEVDGDDVVIVR; encoded by the coding sequence ATGAGATACGTTGTCTGTCAGAAAGACGATGTCGCCCCCGGCGAGATGCGGTCGGTGATGTTGGGCGGCCAGATCCGCGTGGTCTTGATCAGGGATCGACGGGGCAACTACCGCGCGCTCCGCGACGCCTGCTCCCATCAGGGTGCGCTGCTGTCGGCGGGCCGCCTGGAGGCCATGGTGACCGACGGCTATGAGCCGGCGGTCGAGCAGGACGTGGTTCGTTGCCCTTGGCATGGCTTCGAGTTCGATGTCGAGAGCGGCCGCTGTCCGGCCGACCCCAACAAGGCTCGGGTGAAGTCGTATGCCGTCGAGGTCGACGGAGACGACGTGGTGATCGTGCGATGA